The sequence AGAAAAATACTTTTTCATCTGTGCCAATTATATCATTTTCCTTTTTTGCGGTCCCATTTTTTAGCCTTGTCGCGGCCCTGTTTCATCAGGCCCTCGAGCTTTTCCTTTTGTTCTTTTGTAAGGTCTTTGCGCAGAGCTATCATCTGGTCCATTCTCTTTAATCTGATCTGGTCCTCATTTTTGCTTATCTGCTGCATATAACCGAACAGCAGTTCCCTGTTGGGCGAGTCTTTTGCAAGTTCAGTCCCTATCTTGTCAAACAATTCCCGGTTCCTTGAACGGGTCGTTCCCGCCTCTTTTTCCAATGCTTTTGCCATGGACAGGTACTTGTCCTTTTGCGCCCGGCTGAGCCCGAGCTCGGACACTATCCTTGCCATCATCCTCTCTCCTGGGTCCCCAAAGGGTCTGCCTGGCCCTCTGCCCAATGCAAAGGAGGCTGTGTTCAACGCTGTTGCGAGCACCAAAGAGATCATCAGGGCCGTCAATTTGTTCCTCATCGTTTTTTCCTCCCGTAATATTTGACAGGCGTCAAATAGCAATGGTTCCAGTTAATCGGAAAATAGATAATTAAAGACCGGCTGTTTTGTCGTTTCCAACGGTTGAAAGATGTAAGATCTGAAAGGGCCGGCTCCATACCGTTCGATCCTTGAAAAGTTCAGATACATGGTTAACCCCAGGAACAAAATGGCTG comes from Candidatus Margulisiibacteriota bacterium and encodes:
- a CDS encoding Spy/CpxP family protein refolding chaperone; amino-acid sequence: MRNKLTALMISLVLATALNTASFALGRGPGRPFGDPGERMMARIVSELGLSRAQKDKYLSMAKALEKEAGTTRSRNRELFDKIGTELAKDSPNRELLFGYMQQISKNEDQIRLKRMDQMIALRKDLTKEQKEKLEGLMKQGRDKAKKWDRKKGK